The Sylvia atricapilla isolate bSylAtr1 chromosome 9, bSylAtr1.pri, whole genome shotgun sequence genomic sequence GGCTGAAGGATCTTTGCTGGCTACCATCCCACCAAACCCCCTCCACTGGCTCCCACCaagcccctgccccagccaaaCTGCCCCACCTCACAGGCGCCTCTGCAGGCATCCCTAAATCTGCAGTACAGGCCCACCAGGGCCCTCTGGACATGGCTGCTATAGCACCACCAGGTTAGGGGAGACTAACTCTCACCCTGGGCAAGGGAAGGCACTGCCTGGGCAGCCCTTGGGACAGCAGACTGCAGGGACAGTGTTCTCCCCCAGGACAGTGAAAGGGACACAGGACAGGCAAAAGCATGCTCTGaaaacagggagcagaggaCTGCTGGGCACCCAGTCTCACACTCCCCAGATGGGACCTGTGGATGTTCTACATGGGGATGCAAGGCAGCCCAGGGAACACTACACACTGCTGAGCCCTTCAGAatggcagctcagcagctgcctctAATCAGCCACTGCCCCTTAACCATACCTCataaaccccaaaatccccataCAAGAGCAGAACCGATCCAAGTGAGGAATGAGACACACCTCTGACCTGCAAGCCAACCTCCAGGCAGGTCAGCCCAGGGTCAGCTAGCAGTGCCACCAGACACAGCCACCAAGCTCCAGAGGGACTGAAGGTATCCTCATGCTGCCCCCacacaagccaggcactgagACTGCTAAAAAGGCCATGTTTATAGGGCCACATACCCAGCACCACCTTCCAGGTCCTTGCTGGAGAGtgtggcagcagccccacaccTCTGGTGGGAAGGGTGTCAGGCACAGAATGGAGTGCTGCTGAAAGGCTGAGACTTGGAGCTGCAGAGAGTCAAGGGGAGATACTCCACATCATTCTCCCAGCTGCCAGAGGCATTGTGCAGCACCTGCCAGCCAAAACCAGGCTGCTTGGAGACCTGAACAGCAATGTTAGGAAGAGACAAACCCAGCACAGGTGTAACACACTCAAGCTGCCACTGCCCTTCCCCAGGATGGACACCACAGTTCTTCCTTCCTTTGAGGTGAAGATCCTGACACCAGCACCTCCCAGGACCCCCtttcccagtccctcccagcaACACCGAGCCTGGCAGATTCCTTACGGCAAGTAATTTTACGTTATTCTGCATTTACACAAAAATAGAGCAATTCTATATTTATAGAGATTTATAGCCGGTTCCGTGCTGGAGGAGTTATTGAGCAAGGCCGGGGAGCTGAGGGTGGTCCGGGCTCCCGAGCAACCGGCTGCTTCTCACTCGGCAAATTCCAACATACAAAATTAAAGGCATTCGTCTCCGTCTGGTTTCTTAAATAGATAAGGGGGGAACGAGTGGACAGTATGTACAGAGGGGCCTGGCCAGGCCTCACGCCTCTGCCCGGGTCAGTGGGGCCGGCTGCTGGACTCTGAGGGCTGCCGCTGGCGCGGGGGAGTGTAGCCGTTCAGGTACCCGTTGCTCTGGCGTTTGCTGAGTCCTCCGTTGAGAATGTCCTGAATGTGCTGCACTATCAGGTTTATGGCCACTGCGAGCAAAAAGGGGGAGAAGGTGGAGTTAGGCTGGCTGCAAATCAGCCAGAGAcaaggcagggctgagcccctgaTGGTGCTCCCACTGCTAtcccctcctgtgcccctgGGACCTGATCCCTCTGCCCCTCGAGCCAGCATGGTCAGGCTGATTCCAGCCAGGCTGACCCAGCTGCACGTTGCCTTTTGTGTGGGGTGAACCAACCTCCAGGCAGGTCAGCCCAGGGTCAGCTAGCAGTGCCACCAGACACAGCCACCAAGGTATCCTCATGCTGCCCCCacacaagccaggcactgagACTGCTAAAAAGGCTGTGTTTATAGGGCCACATCCCCAGCACCACCTTCCAGGTCCTCACTggaggctgtggcagcagcctCACACCTCTGGTGGGCCTGGAGGCATTAGAGAGACACAAACTGCCAGTCACCAATGCTCCAATCAGGAGCAAAGTGAACAGACTCATCTTGGCACACCAGTGGTAGCAGCACTCTCTCAGGTGGCAGCGGCCTGAGTCCCCTCTGTGGCAgatcctgctgcctccagggcAACTGCAACAGCCCAGATCTGactgccagggcaggacagcaggGTCTGGGTGCTTACCTTCATTatctgctcctctgggaatgATCACGTCAGCATATTTCTTGGtctgggaggagagagaacacTGTGTTACAGGGAAAGTGGAGAGACACTGGGCTGGGGCACTGTCCTTGCTCCCTAGGGCAGCTCTATGCCCTACCCAGACCCATGGGAGGTATGTCATTGCTGACAGTACATTTTGGATGCTCTTATTtgtgtcctgctctgtgtttcaaAGGCCATGCTTTGTGTCCTGACTCCATTTTCATGAGCTCATACAGAAGCCAGTATGAGGCACCCTAACCAAAACCTGCAATTAAGAAGCCTCATAATCACACGACTCCAGCAGCTGATGTTCTTGGGAACATCGTTGCCCCTGAATCCAATCCAGACTTGCTCCAAGAGCTCGAGCTGGCAtgcctgggcacagccatgACACCTGCCTGGGAAGGGGGAGAGCTCTCTACCACATCACTTGCAAAGAAGGTGTGATTCAGGACACCAGTCCTGACCTAGTTTCACCTGCAGGTGCCAGTCTCAGTTTCCTCCCCGTTTGTGTCAGTTTTACAGCTGACAGCCGGGGTGATGGGTGTCACCTGACACCTCCAAGTGCTTCCAGACATATCAAAAATCACCAGGATATGCTGGACTGTTTCAGCACTGGACCACTTGGCCCAGGGCTGCTTTAGGAGTCAAATAACAGCAACAGAGGGTGCTgagcctgcagctgctctgcagttgAGCCTACACCAAGCTGGAAGTGGGAGCAGACTATGGAAAAGCTGTGGATAGAAACAAGGCAGTTCTGTGCCCTCCCTGTTTCCCACTTTGTTCCCCTACAGACTTCATCAGAAGAGCCTGATGCAGCATCTGCTGCTTTGTTATAAATTGTGGATTTATCTTGCTGGGGACTTGCAAGAAGAGCCTTGCAAGCTGGACCTGCCTCTGGGGAAAAGCCTTTCTGGGCTTTGGAATTGGCCCCCAGAGCCACAGCTGAGTGAGACTGAAAAAAGGAGCTGTGCAAGAGCCAGGAAAAGATCTTGTAGCACCGAATCAGTTCCTCTTAAGATAAGGGGCTGACCAGACAGACAGGCATAGGGATGCTCCTAAGGTGGAAGGCACACTTTAATTCCTGCCTGTGGTGCTGGCCAGCAGTTCCCAGGTTTCAGGACTCTGCTGGCTCACTTCCTCCAGAATAGTAAAAGAAAATCCTCATATAACTTCTTGAAAAGCATTGAGAACCAGGGCACAGGCTTCTCCTCATGAGAGCCAGGAAAGGTGTACAACGGCCGATCCTGCAAACGTGCTATTTCCATGCAAGTCTGCAGGACTGCAGTAAATTCCCCCACACACTCCCTGTCTGCCAGGGAGCCTTGTCTCTGTTAGCAGCTCACAAAGCAGcttcctttctccaggcagGCCTTGTCACTCTGGCCACTCACCAGGCAGGAAATGCAACCTGCAAGGCCACATCCCACTGAACGGAGAAGGAAGAagcttccctgctctcccaagCATgaagccagcagcactgcaggtgaaaagggcaggcagggacagcccaAAAGAGGAGGCAGACACAGCAAACCCTGCCTGGGGGCAGCGACCTCCCCCATTCCCCAGCTAAATACAGTCAAGGATCTTCCCTCCCAGGCTGAGCTGCCCAGTGGTTTGTCAGCCCTTGCACAGGGAGAGATTCCTCTGGCCATGCTGCCTTCCCAAAGGGAAGGGTGATCTCACCAGGAAGGCAGTGGATGTACAAACAGTCTCCATCACACCCTGCCTTGGCCAGAGcctgcagagagggagcagggcacaggaggCTGATGCGGGCTCTGGGCACAAAGTGCAGCTGTTTCAGCCCTCACACGTGTGTCACTCACCGGCAGGCAGAACTCCTCAAAGGCAGGCTTGACAAAGGTGATGTACTGAGACAGGATCTGCTCCAGGTCTCTGCCCCGCTCACTGATGTCTCGTAGCACTGAGGGGAAGTTGGAAGGCACAGTCAGGAGCTGAGGCACAAATCTCTCCACCCCTTTCTCTTCAGTAAGTACAGGCTTTGGCCAGTCACCCGGACATTCTGCCTGAGATCTCTCTGCCTGAGATCTCTGTTCCTGGAAGCTGCTGTCCATGTGTCTGAGagcacatcccagcccagctccatgcTTTTAACCTGCTTTCAAGTTTTCCTGGGAGCCAAGGGCTGGCTGACCTGACCAAGGGCTTTTCTTAGCCTCTGGCCCTTCCCAGATCTGCATGCACATTCCAGCTGTAACCAGTGCCAGCCCAGTCCTGAGTGCTCCCAGCCTCTGGCTTTGCCTCTCTCCTGCCACTCTGTCCTGCCTGACTGGCCATTCTCTCAATCATTCCAGTGCAGAGGTGCCCAAAGAATAGAAAAGCAGTGGGACTCAGCCACATACACACATTAAGGCCCTTCAAGCTTaactcagctctgcagaggtgaggagaggaaaactcacccacagctctgccaggttCCTTATGTTGTCCCCAGCCGAGCAGGAGAACcagaggctgaggaggagctTGGGGCAGGTCAGCGCATGAGGAAGCCAGAAGGCAGGAGAGCAAACTGGCCTCCTGCTTGTCCTGCCACTCAGGCCTTTCAGCCTGTTTGCATGAGCTCTTTGGACCAGGGCCATCTCCAGTCTGAAGCCACTTCAGCATGGGCAAGCGCCCCGGCTCAGCAGGAATTCAACTCGCAGGGAAGAGCCAAAGCAGCCCTGTGGCCCAGCAGACGGCTCTTGGCTGTCCCCCCAGGGGGCTGCTGGCTTTTCCCCAGGATGTGAGTGCCTGGGTTTGGAATGAGCCTTCCCTCATGTCCCAGGCGGAGCcaaggcacagcactgccctgccagcctgTGTGACCTGCTGGGCAGGCACTGCCTGTGTGCAGCCAGGGCCAGAACACTGCTGGGCTGGcgctgtccccatggctgtgtGTGCCCTTGGCCAGCAGCTTCACAGCGTGGCCTTTCACAGCCCTGCATGGGGGAAGTGATGGGCAAaaagggctggcagcaggacaggtgccagctccctgcctgctccaggaaCCAGGCTGCACGAGCCAGCctctccagagagcagcagcgAGCCCCAACTCGaacaatacagaaaaagagacagggaaaacaTAACACTTTCATTTCCCAGGTCCCACAGCTTATTTTTTGGGGTGCAGGGCCTGGGCCTGACACAGCAAAACtctcctgcctcttcccaggGCACACCACAGCAGGACAATCGCCCCACACACAAAGACAAGTCAAACACCTGCTGTCTTGTACCTGGCCCCAAAGCAGTAGGTCCCAACAGCCCAGGGTAAGACCACGCACTCTGTCCAGAGAGATTGCTGGCAGGGCAAGCAAATATCCCAAGGGCAGGTCGGCACCCCTTTGAAGCCAGCAGGTCCAAACTCAAACTGGACCCAAAACGTGCATGTGACACTGGacctggtttctttttttagggGAAACTGGCCAAGGACAGGGCAGTGAGGGAGCTTGGCCAGAATTAGGTCCCTGATCTCCATGGATCCCTGTTTGAGGTACCTGGCAGACCTTGCCCCTTGCACTCTGCTAGCAGAATTTCTGGGGAGAGGTGCTGAGATGGGGACAGTGCGAGTTGCACATACTGAACTCCAGCACTACTGATAACTGAGCTGTCAGGTGCACTTCCAGGAAcctcatctcctgctgctgccccgcTGAAAACCCAGTTGCTGCAACCTTTTAGGACTTCTGGGACAGAAGGATGACTCAGGGCCACATCACAACACAAGATCCCAACTTTTGCTATGAGTTCCCTCCAGCTACGTTCCAGGGACATGATTATACTTTGGCACCTCTCACACAGGCTCTCCTTTCCCAGAAATGACAGGCAGACATACAGTAAACAGATTTGATGCTGCAGTGGTCCTACCAACTGCTGATGGCAGGGAAATGGCCAGATTCCTACCAAGAGAACAAAGAGCTGCAGTAACTAGGAGACAGCAGCACCTCCATCAGCAAAGCTGCCCTTTTCTGCAAGTGATTGATGGTGGGTGGGAGAAGTAGAAGCCTTACAAGAAGCAGTGTGAGTACAGCAGTGACCCAGTAACTCCACACTACACACCACCTTCTCCTGTCCTGAATGGCCACTGGCACAGATGGAGCCCAAAGCCAGGGACTGAATTAACTCTGTGGACACTCAGAAGCTCTGTTACAGGGGTGGGCCATAAAATAGGGGATTGATTTATGTGTGTTACACCAAAGGTGGGGAATGAGAATGGACTGGACAGTGTGGGACCTGAGCATGATTTGAGTGGtctgaaaaaaaaggagtggAGAACGTGATGGTTTTGGttgggatagagttaattttcttcacagtggctggtgtggggctgtgttttggatttgtgctgaaaacagggtagataacacagggatgtttttgttattgctgagcagtgcttacacagaTCCAAGGcctttgctgctcctcaccccaccccagcagaggggaggggagacagctgggacagctgaccctgACTGACCCAAAGGCTGTTCCACACAACAGACATGATGATATAAAGCTGGGggcagaaggaggaaggagagacaTTCCAAGTGATGGTGTTTTTGTTCCCACATAACTGTTACACCAcgatggagccctgctttcctgagcatggctgaacacctgcctgcccacgGGAAGTGGTGACaaattcctcattttgcttGCCTTGTAGCTTTTGCTTTacttattaaactgtctttgtgacaacccacaagttttctcactcttacccttctgattctttCCCACCAGGGGAGGttgagcagggagctgtgtggggctgagttgctggctggggtcaCACCACAAACAGTCTTACCCCGTGGCTGAGTGTGGCCCTGAGCTCCTGCATAGCACAGTTTAAGGGATTAGGTCTCATATTTTGGGATCCTGCAAGTGCAGATCTGTGACCTGATAACACATCTCGATgtgctgtcacctccctggaTGAGTCATGCAAAAAAAGTGGGCAGGGTCAAGAGGGATTCATAAAAAGGAGATGTAATCGGTGCTGATGacatcccagcagctgaggaggctCTGCATGTGTCTGACAGCAGGAGGGCAGGCAAGACCAGCTCCACTGCAGAGTGGAACAGTCCCATGCACACAACAGTCCCAGACTGACGCACTGAGACATGCTTCCCTcgtcacagcacagagctctggaagGGACTGCTCCTCTAAGTCATCTTCTGCATCCCCAGGCACCCTGTGGAGCCTGTCAGAATCAGGCAGGGGTAGGAATAGTTCAGACAGATGTGAATTCTGCCCCAAGAGTCCCCAAACGGTTTTTTAGTCACCCAGGAGGTGCTGCATCACTGACCCAACTCCTCAAGGCTGCTTAGAAATAAAGGGCATCTCGAGTCATGCAGGCCCTGCATGGGTGTCCCTCCCACAGCCAAGCCAGCGGGACATGGGGTGTGCTAGAGAGAGACACTCTGGTTTCTAGGGCTCTTTGTCTCCAAACCATCACCCCAATGCCAGGTACCATATAAAGGCTCCACACTGGGTAGCACAAATCTACAACCAGACACTCCACCTGCACCACCCACAGTGGACACCATGGCCCAAACGCCATCCTCggagcacagccacagcccaggtCCTGAGTAGATCTATCAAGCACTGCCTTCTGACTGAACTGTCCAGATGCTCTGCCTTGCCCACTGCACTCTTCCCTGCTGGCATCTGCTgactggcagcagctgctgctcagctgctggcactgggctggtgCCACGGGGCCATGCGAGGACACGGGACACTCAGCAGTCATCAAAGGAGGAATCCCAGCCAAGGCAGCAAAAATCCCACTAAATCCCAAGAGACACAGAGCAAAGTGCTCTCCCCGCTGCCACAAGCTGCCCTAGCGACACTCTgcactgcagaggaaaagctcCCTGGCTCTTTGCAGCTTTGTGccagctgcagttctgctctgGTCACTGTCACCTGCTTCTGTGACCAGCTGTCAAGAGCAGGAAAGGGGGATTTGTGTCCCTACCTCTGCGGGACAGCCGAGTGTCTGCGTCCGTGTCCACAAAGAGCTTCATGCGGAAGAGGTCCCGCACCTCCTGGCTGTAGAAGGCCAGAATGCCCTCGAAGAGCACCACGTCAGCAGGGTACACCGTCACCGTCTCCTCTTTCCTACCAGGGGAAGCACAGTCAAAGCCTGCTGGGGGGAGGCTGGGGAACAAAAACACAGGTTGGGGGAGAGGCAGCGGTGCTCCTAAGCACTGCTGCAACCCTGGGACACCACTGCTGCACCAGGGGGGCAACCGAGGAGAGGGCAGACCTACCCCACCGCCGTGGAGGGAATCCAAGGCATACGTACGCTTCCTGGAAGGATAAACAGCAAAGCAGGGAGCACACTAGCCCTTCTCCCCCTACCTCGGCCAGCTGCTGCTCACGAGGGTTATGTGCCAAGCTAGGAAGCCCAGGAAAGCCTAAGCATGGGAACCTGCAAGGCCAGCTGTGCTTCCCTGGGAagcaggcagcactgccctgacAGCACAGCGCTTTCGTGGGAAACGGAGCAGAGCCACACCATCCATGACCAACACAGGCATGCAAAAACAAGCTGAACACATGCAAGGGGACTGTTACAGGAGTAAGAACTGTTGTCCTCCTCTTGTCCTGGCACTACCAGGGTGTTCGAAGCTGGAGTTAAAGCTGCAA encodes the following:
- the UCK2 gene encoding uridine-cytidine kinase 2 — translated: MAGDSEQRLEEQGQPSGGEPFLIGVSGGTASGKSSVCSKIVQLLGQNEVDYRQKQVVIVSQDSFYRVLTSEQKSKALKGQFNFDHPDAFDNELIVKTLKEITEGKTVQIPVYDFVSHSRKEETVTVYPADVVLFEGILAFYSQEVRDLFRMKLFVDTDADTRLSRRVLRDISERGRDLEQILSQYITFVKPAFEEFCLPTKKYADVIIPRGADNEVAINLIVQHIQDILNGGLSKRQSNGYLNGYTPPRQRQPSESSSRPH